The Rhododendron vialii isolate Sample 1 chromosome 8a, ASM3025357v1 genome has a window encoding:
- the LOC131298035 gene encoding uncharacterized protein LOC131298035 isoform X1, with protein sequence MITDLHVDLLKCIMILMVKSSDGATNLARAISVCSVFSKVADDADVLKAVCFQGVSVYNRGGLFQQTNGLLHRCAQVGNAAAQYLLAKVILMSSSQLLATVMKVGHTSSGSRRVILTECLHKMPRDDAQAANFMALFAPDQACSTKNSSQTLLHSELVRNFLCQCSAHEATLMHLHLNDYIDCFSERGSRGNFVLHYLINKMCHYGHRVRALDDETLEDKREMKEVFMENMERLTAWKKSRQSNQGVVPGGNLEDYVQPPEEEWYLRSNRVFAHQTYVSIEELPFESLDVLSEFEDSRISALACFCHVFS encoded by the exons ATGATCACAGATCTACATGTTGATCTTTTGAAGTGTATCATGATTTTGATGGTGAAATCCTCTGACGGGGCAACAAATCTTGCAAGAGCAATATCTGT TTGTTCAGTGTTTTCGAAGGTTGCTGATGACGCTGATGTCCTGAAAGCTGTATGTTTCCAAGGCGTTAGTGTTTATAATCGTGGTGGGTTATTCCAACAGACTAATGGGTTGTTACACAGATGTGCTCAAGTTGGCAATGCAGCTGCTCAGTATTTGCTAGCAAAG GTAATACTCATGAGCTCTTCTCAGTTGTTGGCCACCGTAATGAAAGTAGGGCATACTTCTTCTGGTAGTCGAAGGGTAATATTAACAGAATGTCTTCACAAAATGCCACGAGATGATGCCCAAGCGGCCAATTTTATGGCCCTTTTTGCCCCTGACCAAGCATGCAGTACCAAAAATTCGAGCCAAACCTTGCTTCACTCAGAACTTGTGAGGAATTTCTTGTGTCAATGCAGTGCCCACGAGGCCACTCTGATGCATTTGCATTTGAATGATTACATCGATTGTTTCAGTGAACGTGGCTCCAGGGGCAACTTTGTTCTGCACTATCTCATCAACAAAATGTGTCATTACGGTCATCGTGTCAGAGCATTAGACGATGAAACTTTGGAGGataagagagaaatgaaagaagtGTTCATGGAAAACATGGAACGTCTAACAGCATGGAAAAAATCAAGGCAAAGCAACCAAGGTGTTGTCCCGGGAGGAAACCTCGAGGACTATGTACAGCCTCCCGAGGAAGAATGGTACTTGCGTTCGAATCGTGTATTTGCCCACCAAACTTATGTTTCTATTGAAGAATTGCCGTTCGAGAGCTTGGATGTTCTCTCGGAGTTTGAAGACAGCCGCATCAGTGCACTAGCTTgtttttgtcatgttttctcTTGA